A section of the Serratia liquefaciens ATCC 27592 genome encodes:
- a CDS encoding (2Fe-2S)-binding protein codes for MAISEVQSPREGAVKTLTEHPLMLSVNGENIHTWVMADTPLLLVLRNDLALNGPKYGCGLGECGACTVLVDGIAARSCVIPALGVTGREVTTLEGLGDRQHLHPVQRAFIEEQAAQCGYCLNGMIMTTKALLDRNPSPSDTEIRQALSGNLCRCGTHIEILRAVQRAITLYRNEETSSHD; via the coding sequence ATGGCGATATCTGAAGTGCAATCGCCCAGGGAAGGCGCGGTAAAAACGCTGACGGAGCATCCATTGATGCTGTCGGTAAATGGCGAAAATATTCATACCTGGGTGATGGCGGATACGCCTCTGTTATTGGTGTTACGCAACGATTTGGCGCTCAATGGCCCAAAGTACGGCTGCGGCCTCGGAGAGTGCGGCGCATGCACCGTATTGGTTGACGGCATTGCCGCACGCTCCTGCGTGATCCCGGCTCTGGGTGTGACCGGCCGTGAGGTCACCACGCTGGAAGGGCTGGGCGATCGCCAACATCTGCATCCGGTCCAGCGCGCTTTTATTGAGGAACAGGCGGCGCAGTGCGGTTATTGCCTGAACGGCATGATCATGACCACCAAAGCCCTGTTGGATCGAAATCCCTCGCCCAGTGACACAGAAATCCGTCAGGCACTGTCCGGCAATCTGTGTCGTTGCGGCACCCATATCGAAATCCTGCGTGCGGTTCAGCGCGCTATCACTCTGTATCGCAACGAGGAAACCTCGTCCCATGACTGA